The Polynucleobacter sp. TSB-Sco08W16 genome includes a region encoding these proteins:
- a CDS encoding ABC transporter ATP-binding protein has protein sequence MNSPQPSSLDVQKPLGEVVVSIKDVNFSYAPGERQILSGLNMEFRRGQVVAVMGGSGCGKTTILRLIGGQFTAQAGQVLFEGQDIGKMSGEQLMAARRRMGMLFQFGALFTDLSVFENVAFPLREHTHLSEELLRSLVLMKLNAVGLRGARDLMPSQISGGMARRVALARAIALDPPLIMYDEPFAGLDPISLGITARLIRDLNNALGATSLLVTHDVEETFEIADYVYFIANGKIGAQGTPEELSRSTDPFVRQFLDAAPDGPVPFHYPGQSLEEDFGVRA, from the coding sequence ATGAATAGTCCTCAGCCAAGCTCATTGGATGTCCAAAAACCCCTAGGTGAAGTTGTCGTCTCTATCAAAGACGTCAACTTTTCCTATGCGCCTGGTGAGCGACAAATTTTGTCGGGACTCAATATGGAGTTTCGTCGCGGTCAGGTAGTTGCGGTGATGGGTGGGTCTGGCTGTGGAAAAACAACTATCCTGCGTTTAATCGGCGGTCAATTTACTGCTCAAGCGGGACAAGTCTTATTCGAGGGCCAAGATATTGGCAAGATGAGCGGTGAACAATTGATGGCGGCTCGTCGTCGCATGGGCATGCTTTTTCAGTTCGGTGCTTTATTTACTGACTTGAGCGTTTTTGAAAACGTTGCATTCCCATTGCGTGAACATACTCATTTGAGCGAAGAGCTTTTGCGCTCACTCGTACTTATGAAATTGAATGCTGTAGGCTTGCGTGGTGCACGTGATTTAATGCCTTCACAAATTTCTGGCGGTATGGCAAGACGTGTTGCCTTGGCTAGAGCGATTGCACTAGACCCTCCTCTCATCATGTACGACGAGCCCTTTGCTGGTCTGGACCCAATCTCATTAGGAATTACTGCAAGGTTGATTCGTGATCTGAATAACGCCTTGGGAGCCACGAGCTTATTGGTGACTCACGATGTCGAGGAAACATTTGAAATCGCGGATTACGTGTATTTCATTGCAAATGGAAAGATTGGCGCACAAGGCACTCCTGAAGAGCTGAGTCGCTCTACTGATCCTTTCGTAAGACAGTTTTTAGATGCCGCTCCAGATGGCCCTGTGCCATTCCATTACCCAGGTCAAAGCTTGGAAGAAGATTTTGGAGTGAGGGCTTAA
- the mlaE gene encoding lipid asymmetry maintenance ABC transporter permease subunit MlaE: protein MTALHKLLDLLGDLGFFIRRNLASLGLAARMFAAVIWRSGFLLKRPRLVLDQILFVGNHSFVIIAVSGLFVGFVLGLQGYYTLNRYGSEQALGLLVALSLTRELGPVITALLFAGRAGTSLTAEIGLMKAGEQLSAMEMMAVDPLSRVIAPRLWAGIISMPILATIFTAVGVMGGYFVGVPLIGVDSGAFWSQMQGGVDLFSDIGNGLIKSVVFGVAVTFIALYQGYEAKPTPEGVSQATTRTVVISSLSVLALDFLLTAMMFSN from the coding sequence ATGACTGCGCTTCACAAGTTATTAGATTTATTGGGCGACCTTGGATTTTTTATTCGCCGCAATTTAGCCAGCCTTGGTCTTGCTGCACGTATGTTTGCTGCGGTTATTTGGCGCTCAGGTTTTTTGCTAAAAAGACCGCGCTTGGTCCTGGATCAAATTTTATTTGTAGGCAATCACTCTTTTGTGATTATTGCGGTCTCTGGTTTGTTTGTTGGATTTGTTTTGGGGCTGCAGGGTTACTACACCTTAAATCGTTATGGCTCAGAACAAGCTTTAGGTCTCTTGGTTGCTTTATCTCTTACTCGTGAATTAGGCCCAGTCATTACCGCCTTATTGTTTGCGGGTCGTGCCGGCACTTCTTTGACTGCAGAAATTGGCCTGATGAAGGCTGGTGAGCAGCTAAGCGCTATGGAGATGATGGCTGTAGACCCACTGAGTCGCGTGATTGCTCCTCGACTTTGGGCCGGCATTATTTCCATGCCAATTTTGGCAACGATTTTTACGGCAGTAGGCGTCATGGGTGGCTACTTTGTCGGAGTCCCCTTAATTGGAGTCGATTCCGGGGCTTTTTGGTCTCAAATGCAAGGTGGCGTGGATCTGTTTTCTGATATTGGTAATGGCCTAATAAAAAGCGTAGTTTTCGGTGTGGCGGTGACTTTTATTGCTCTCTATCAAGGTTATGAAGCCAAACCAACGCCTGAAGGGGTATCACAGGCAACTACACGTACTGTGGTGATTTCTTCTTTGTCGGTATTAGCCTTAGATTTCCTGCTAACCGCAATGATGTTCTCGAATTAG
- the mlaD gene encoding outer membrane lipid asymmetry maintenance protein MlaD, with translation MRKSAIDIWVGIFVAIGLLAALFLALKVGNMNAVSFAPTYKISARFDNIGGLKPRAPVKSAGVVVGRIANISFDDKTYQATVVMTIEDSYKFPKDSSAKILTSGLLGEQYIGLEAGGSDEMLTNGEKISQTQSAIVLENLISQFLYNKAADSGQEKGAAK, from the coding sequence ATGAGAAAAAGTGCAATTGATATCTGGGTAGGAATTTTTGTTGCCATAGGTTTGCTGGCAGCATTATTTCTTGCATTGAAGGTTGGCAATATGAACGCCGTGTCTTTTGCGCCAACCTACAAAATTTCTGCACGCTTTGACAATATTGGCGGGTTGAAGCCCCGAGCTCCGGTAAAGAGTGCAGGCGTAGTGGTTGGTCGTATTGCCAACATTTCTTTTGATGACAAAACGTATCAAGCCACAGTGGTGATGACTATTGAGGATTCTTATAAGTTCCCTAAAGATTCATCTGCAAAGATTTTGACTTCAGGCTTATTGGGTGAACAGTACATTGGCCTAGAGGCTGGTGGTTCGGACGAGATGTTGACAAATGGTGAAAAGATTTCTCAAACCCAGTCTGCCATTGTTCTTGAAAATTTAATTAGTCAGTTCTTGTATAACAAGGCGGCTGATAGCGGTCAAGAAAAAGGCGCAGCAAAATAA